In one window of Myxococcales bacterium DNA:
- a CDS encoding sigma 54-interacting transcriptional regulator — protein MADISREDGATALIRSRVRPGPLMSPGFMLSVVEGSEPNPTFAIDDCASRRVLVGQSPACHVRLTDKTVSRRHAAFELEGGALRILDLGSSNGTFVSGVRVRDAYLRSGELITLGATTLRVDIDVTPRVVAASQETRFGRTLGASPEMRRLYPVFEKLAASDVPVLIEGETGTGKEVLAESIHDASARRDGPFVVFDCTTVSPQLVEAELFGHERGAFTGAVTERVGLFEEANKGTLFIDEIGDLEVGLQAKLLRAIEKHEVKRVGGSKWAHVDVRILAATRRDLDREVQARRFRDDLFFRLAVARVDLPPLRNRQGDVALLTRCFWAILGGDEAALPPDLVQRFEEYAWPGNVRELHNAVARQLALGDVVLGREKPASSAPRADYIDQVLATDLALPRARQQVTLELERRYVAKMLEAHGGNVSRAAAACGISRRYFQMLRAKKP, from the coding sequence ATGGCTGACATCTCTCGCGAAGACGGTGCAACAGCGCTCATCCGCTCCCGCGTCCGCCCCGGACCGCTCATGTCGCCGGGCTTCATGCTCAGTGTCGTGGAGGGCTCGGAGCCGAACCCGACGTTTGCCATCGACGACTGCGCGTCGCGTCGGGTCCTCGTCGGGCAGAGCCCCGCGTGTCACGTGCGACTGACGGACAAGACCGTCTCGCGTCGCCACGCTGCCTTCGAATTGGAGGGTGGTGCGCTCCGCATCCTCGATCTCGGTTCGAGTAACGGGACCTTCGTGAGCGGCGTGCGGGTGCGCGACGCCTACCTTCGCAGCGGGGAGCTCATCACGCTCGGCGCCACGACGTTGCGCGTCGACATCGACGTAACGCCGCGTGTTGTGGCGGCCTCGCAGGAGACGCGGTTCGGGCGGACGCTGGGGGCGAGCCCGGAGATGCGCCGCCTCTACCCGGTCTTCGAGAAGCTCGCGGCGTCTGACGTGCCGGTCCTCATCGAAGGCGAGACGGGCACCGGAAAGGAGGTCTTGGCCGAGTCGATCCACGACGCGAGCGCGCGCCGCGATGGGCCCTTCGTCGTCTTTGATTGCACGACCGTGTCGCCGCAGCTCGTGGAGGCAGAGCTCTTCGGGCACGAGCGCGGCGCCTTTACGGGCGCCGTCACGGAGCGCGTTGGGCTCTTCGAGGAAGCGAACAAGGGCACGCTGTTTATCGATGAGATCGGTGACCTCGAAGTGGGGCTCCAGGCGAAGCTCCTTCGCGCCATCGAGAAGCACGAGGTCAAACGCGTCGGTGGCAGCAAATGGGCCCACGTCGACGTGCGCATCCTCGCGGCGACGCGGCGCGATCTCGATCGCGAGGTTCAAGCGCGCCGCTTCCGCGACGACCTCTTCTTTCGCCTCGCCGTGGCGCGCGTCGACCTCCCGCCGCTTCGCAATCGGCAAGGCGACGTGGCGCTGCTCACGCGCTGCTTCTGGGCCATCCTCGGTGGCGACGAGGCCGCGCTCCCGCCCGACCTCGTGCAACGCTTCGAGGAATACGCATGGCCTGGCAACGTCAGGGAGCTTCACAACGCCGTTGCCCGTCAGCTCGCGCTCGGCGACGTCGTCTTGGGGCGAGAGAAGCCGGCCTCCAGCGCGCCGCGGGCCGACTACATCGATCAAGTCTTGGCGACGGACTTGGCGCTGCCCCGAGCCCGCCAACAGGTGACCCTCGAGCTGGAGCGCCGCTACGTCGCGAAGATGCTCGAAGCGCACGGGGGCAACGTCTCTCGCGCCGCTGCGGCGTGCGGCATCAGTCGCCGCTACTTTCAGATGCTGCGCGCCAAGAAGCCATAG
- a CDS encoding tetratricopeptide repeat protein, with the protein MRTKTGTKTGTKTGTKTDSILGVVKRLPRRGTRAAAALVGLALALATSKGTAQEPATPQAAAEALFAEGRTLLAQGQREAACKKFDESYRVDRAAMGTLFNLALCNERLGRFATAWLQFREVTARSRATRPDRAELSEGRAAAIEPRLSKLRVVVPEAVRRIEGLAVTLDGAAIPPASFGTWLPVDGGVHVLLASAKGHVAVTFRPSVAKEKGNVEVTVPLLEPGRADAASTPVAATGATPPRSTLGWVLGAGGVTALAVGAGFGVSVLVRSSDTKDDALPLAERQSTYRELDAQAYVADGAAALGVTLLVASAVLLLTPTKAASTSARRPAAALSF; encoded by the coding sequence ATGCGAACCAAGACGGGAACCAAGACGGGAACCAAGACGGGAACCAAGACGGACAGTATCCTTGGCGTCGTGAAGCGGCTGCCTCGGAGGGGAACGCGCGCGGCCGCCGCGCTCGTCGGTCTGGCTCTCGCCTTGGCGACCTCCAAGGGCACGGCGCAAGAGCCCGCGACGCCGCAGGCGGCCGCCGAAGCCCTCTTCGCGGAAGGACGGACGCTGCTGGCTCAGGGCCAGCGCGAGGCCGCCTGCAAGAAGTTCGACGAGAGCTACCGCGTGGACCGCGCCGCCATGGGGACGCTCTTCAATCTTGCACTCTGCAACGAACGGCTCGGGCGTTTCGCCACCGCGTGGCTTCAGTTTCGCGAGGTCACGGCGCGTTCGAGGGCCACGCGACCCGATCGTGCCGAGCTCTCGGAGGGGCGCGCCGCCGCCATCGAGCCGCGACTCTCGAAGCTCCGCGTGGTCGTGCCGGAGGCGGTGCGCCGCATCGAGGGGCTAGCTGTGACGCTCGACGGTGCCGCTATTCCGCCCGCAAGTTTCGGTACGTGGCTCCCCGTCGACGGAGGCGTTCACGTTCTCTTGGCGAGCGCGAAGGGGCATGTCGCTGTCACGTTTCGCCCGAGCGTCGCGAAGGAGAAGGGGAACGTCGAGGTCACCGTTCCGCTCCTGGAGCCAGGGCGCGCGGACGCTGCCAGCACCCCGGTTGCCGCAACCGGTGCCACGCCCCCTCGCTCGACGCTGGGCTGGGTTCTTGGGGCAGGCGGAGTGACGGCGCTCGCCGTGGGAGCGGGCTTCGGCGTCTCCGTGCTCGTTCGGTCGAGTGACACCAAAGACGACGCGCTCCCGCTTGCCGAGCGTCAGAGCACGTACCGAGAGCTCGACGCGCAGGCCTACGTCGCCGACGGCGCCGCGGCGCTCGGCGTGACGCTGCTGGTGGCGAGCGCCGTTCTGCTGCTCACGCCGACGAAAGCGGCGTCGACGTCGGCCCGCCGCCCGGCGGCGGCGCTGTCCTTCTAG
- a CDS encoding protein kinase, protein MKPASEPVVTPPNSVPQRIGRYLVFGAFAQGGMASVHMGRLLGSSGFTRLVAVKRLHPLFVTSPEHAAMLLDEARITARVRHPNVVPIFDVVNEDGHLFLIMEYVAGVSLADLLASAHDYGTPIPPPIVSAIVVDLLRGLHAAHEARDEDGAPLGVVHRDVSPHNVLVGADGAARVLDFGIAKALRKDHLTLSGDLKGKASYMAPEQLRGMTVTRQTDVFAAGIVLWEALTGRRLFDGEPATAMLKILEERPGPPSAIVGDLSPSVDACALRALAAAPRARFETAEAMAVELIEACPPATREEVVRFLDMVASDELDRRAQFARQAERAATPIEGPTEVESERVAPVVTGTALTTGPARSARTWQLGAWLGMGAVAIAALVALWRFQARDDTPIQEVTATPAPAPAPPSAAVPAPSTPSSARPEPSTLPSTLANSASAPPVPMTASATAARPPAGARPVVRTTGKAAASSRLPPTKTPQDPEDTRAAGDRN, encoded by the coding sequence ACCTTGTCTTCGGGGCCTTCGCGCAAGGCGGCATGGCGAGCGTGCACATGGGGCGCCTGCTCGGCTCATCGGGCTTCACGCGACTCGTGGCTGTGAAGCGGCTCCACCCGCTCTTCGTCACGAGCCCCGAACACGCTGCCATGTTGCTCGACGAGGCGCGGATCACAGCGCGTGTGCGCCACCCGAACGTCGTTCCGATCTTCGACGTCGTCAACGAAGACGGGCACCTCTTCCTCATCATGGAATACGTGGCCGGCGTGTCGCTGGCCGACCTCCTCGCTTCTGCCCATGACTACGGAACGCCGATCCCGCCGCCCATTGTGAGCGCCATCGTTGTCGATCTTCTGCGTGGCCTCCACGCCGCCCACGAGGCGCGCGACGAAGACGGCGCGCCGCTCGGCGTCGTTCATCGCGATGTGTCGCCGCACAACGTGCTCGTGGGCGCCGACGGCGCGGCCCGCGTGCTCGACTTCGGCATCGCCAAGGCGCTGCGGAAGGACCACCTGACGTTGAGCGGCGATCTCAAAGGCAAGGCGTCGTACATGGCGCCGGAGCAACTGCGCGGCATGACGGTCACGCGTCAGACGGACGTCTTCGCCGCCGGCATCGTCCTTTGGGAGGCGCTCACAGGGCGGCGTCTCTTCGACGGCGAGCCCGCCACTGCGATGCTGAAGATCTTGGAAGAGCGCCCGGGACCGCCGAGCGCGATCGTGGGCGACCTTTCACCGAGCGTTGACGCGTGCGCGCTTCGCGCCCTCGCGGCGGCGCCGCGCGCGCGCTTCGAGACCGCCGAGGCCATGGCTGTCGAACTCATCGAGGCCTGCCCGCCGGCGACGCGCGAGGAGGTGGTGAGGTTTCTCGACATGGTGGCCAGCGATGAGCTGGATCGGCGCGCTCAGTTCGCGCGGCAGGCGGAGCGTGCCGCCACGCCCATCGAAGGGCCAACGGAAGTGGAGAGCGAAAGGGTGGCACCCGTCGTGACGGGCACGGCGCTCACGACGGGCCCTGCCCGTTCGGCGCGCACGTGGCAGCTGGGCGCTTGGCTCGGCATGGGTGCCGTTGCAATCGCCGCCCTCGTGGCGCTCTGGCGCTTCCAGGCACGCGACGACACACCGATCCAAGAAGTCACGGCGACCCCCGCGCCGGCACCAGCGCCGCCGTCAGCAGCCGTGCCCGCGCCCTCGACGCCGTCCTCCGCGCGACCCGAGCCGTCGACGTTGCCGTCGACGTTGGCTAACAGCGCCTCCGCGCCACCGGTCCCCATGACGGCGTCTGCCACCGCGGCTCGGCCGCCGGCGGGCGCGCGTCCCGTCGTTCGCACAACTGGCAAGGCCGCCGCGTCGAGCCGGCTACCGCCCACGAAGACACCGCAGGATCCCGAGGACACGCGCGCCGCGGGCGACCGCAATTGA